In Methanococcoides methylutens, a single window of DNA contains:
- a CDS encoding UPF0147 family protein, which yields MLGASQPEDVIKQCTQVLEHIANDNSVPRNIRRSANDILATLNNEAEPLFLRTSSSISILEDISNDPNIPLHTRTLIWNVASQLETIPVDD from the coding sequence ATGTTAGGAGCCAGCCAACCTGAAGACGTCATAAAGCAATGTACGCAAGTGTTAGAACACATCGCAAACGATAATTCAGTTCCAAGGAACATCAGACGTTCAGCAAATGACATCCTTGCAACATTGAATAACGAAGCAGAGCCACTATTCCTTAGAACATCATCCAGTATTTCAATACTGGAAGACATCAGCAACGATCCAAATATCCCGTTGCACACAAGAACCCTTATCTGGAATGTTGCAAGCCAGCTTGAAACAATTCCTGTAGACGATTAA
- a CDS encoding hybrid sensor histidine kinase/response regulator — protein sequence MTRQKILVIEDELITALDIKNTLEYFGYSVPFTFASGEEAIEKIEEICPDLVLMDIMLDGDMDGVQVAEHIQTRYDIPVVYLTAYADDNTLQRAKITGPFGYILKPFEEKELYTIIEIALYRHEMENKLKEREEKYSALVENGNDGIIIIQNFMIKYANPKMLDIIKYSFDETNEIPFMNLISPEHTDLLKRRYVKRLEEAIKPDYEIDILSNDGKKIPVEINASTIQYKGKPADMVIIRDITERKKATDALMESEKKYRELAENIEEMVYCIDPKTFATTFTNPAVEKIFGYTIEEWYSNLNLWKFTIHSKDREKVLLEYEEMQTNLENGVLEYRIRRKDGTIRWVENHIAWIIDKERNTVSINGVMHDVTERKEAEIALMNAKITAESANKAKSEFLANVSHELRTPLNSIIGFSDFLLHYDEYLLNDKQIRYITNISKSGNHLLSLINDILDLSKIEADKAELQNEKFIVLDILNDVISIVSPLAEKKNICLNTSIEADYLCINADKIKLKQVIFNLLSNAIKFTPDGGSIMIRVEKSTKCLIIKVKDTGIGISKDYHETIFEPFTQVDSSSSRLHEGNGLGLALVKKIVEMHNGEVLLKSELSEGTTIGFSIPTDL from the coding sequence ATGACAAGACAAAAAATATTAGTTATAGAGGATGAACTCATTACAGCCCTGGACATAAAGAACACGTTGGAATATTTCGGATATTCAGTCCCTTTCACTTTTGCATCCGGGGAAGAAGCTATTGAAAAAATAGAAGAGATTTGTCCGGATCTGGTGCTGATGGATATTATGCTGGATGGGGATATGGACGGTGTCCAAGTAGCTGAACATATACAGACACGATATGACATTCCAGTTGTCTACCTTACCGCTTATGCCGATGACAATACCTTGCAGCGAGCAAAGATAACAGGACCTTTTGGTTACATACTCAAGCCTTTTGAAGAGAAGGAATTATACACAATTATAGAGATAGCCCTTTACAGGCATGAAATGGAGAATAAATTGAAAGAAAGGGAAGAAAAGTATTCCGCTCTTGTCGAAAATGGAAATGATGGAATTATTATTATCCAGAATTTCATGATTAAATATGCAAATCCGAAAATGCTGGATATAATTAAATATTCCTTTGATGAAACAAACGAAATACCTTTTATGAATTTGATCTCGCCCGAGCATACCGATCTACTAAAAAGGAGATATGTAAAGAGACTGGAAGAAGCCATTAAGCCGGATTATGAGATAGATATCCTGTCAAACGATGGAAAAAAGATACCTGTTGAGATCAATGCATCTACCATCCAATACAAAGGTAAACCGGCAGATATGGTAATCATAAGAGATATCACAGAGAGAAAAAAAGCAACTGATGCTTTGATGGAATCAGAAAAAAAATATCGTGAGTTGGCTGAAAATATTGAAGAAATGGTATACTGTATTGACCCTAAAACCTTTGCAACAACATTTACTAATCCGGCTGTTGAGAAAATTTTCGGATATACTATTGAAGAATGGTACAGTAATCTGAATTTATGGAAATTTACCATTCACTCTAAAGATAGAGAGAAGGTCCTTTTAGAATATGAAGAAATGCAGACAAATCTTGAAAATGGTGTTTTAGAATACCGTATAAGAAGAAAGGACGGAACAATAAGGTGGGTAGAAAATCACATTGCATGGATAATAGACAAAGAAAGAAACACTGTTTCAATTAATGGTGTTATGCATGACGTGACTGAACGTAAAGAAGCCGAAATTGCATTAATGAATGCAAAAATTACTGCTGAGTCTGCCAATAAAGCAAAGAGTGAGTTTCTTGCAAATGTAAGCCATGAATTGAGAACACCCCTTAATTCGATCATTGGTTTTTCAGATTTCCTTCTCCATTATGACGAATATTTGCTCAATGATAAGCAAATAAGATACATAACTAATATATCTAAAAGTGGTAACCATTTACTAAGCCTTATCAATGATATTCTGGACCTTTCAAAAATAGAGGCTGATAAAGCGGAGCTTCAGAATGAAAAATTTATAGTTTTAGATATATTGAATGATGTAATATCAATTGTTTCTCCTCTTGCAGAAAAAAAGAATATCTGCCTGAACACAAGTATCGAAGCTGATTATCTTTGCATTAATGCTGATAAGATAAAATTAAAACAGGTTATTTTTAATCTCTTATCTAATGCTATAAAGTTCACCCCTGATGGTGGTTCAATAATGATTAGGGTGGAAAAGAGCACTAAATGCTTGATCATCAAAGTCAAAGATACAGGAATTGGCATTTCAAAAGATTATCATGAAACAATCTTTGAGCCATTTACACAAGTTGATTCTTCGAGCAGTAGATTACATGAAGGTAATGGCCTCGGCCTTGCCCTTGTGAAAAAAATCGTTGAAATGCATAATGGTGAAGTCTTATTAAAAAGTGAACTAAGTGAAGGAACTACAATAGGATTTAGCATTCCAACCGATTTATAA
- a CDS encoding DEAD/DEAH box helicase encodes MSNFIKHSLVKPDTIEQRLYQLDLAGKALSAPTLVVLPTGLGKTIVALLVIISRLEKAGGKVLILSPTKPLVEQHASFLKAALNIPEEEILTFTGAVSPENRAKLWEKGRIIISTPQVIENDILTKRISLEDISHITFDEAHRAVGNYAYTYIAERYFQDAKNPHCLAITASPGSSDEKISEVCNNLFISSVAIKTESDSDVAPYIHKKEIEWKHVILPDEMKELKKLLDKVLDDRFKKLGELGYSLPYGKSASKRDLLGLQKKLQGELRGMADPAVFSALSILAEIMKVNHAVEIIETQGIESLSKYADRLENEAVSKSGSKAAKRLSEDLYMRQFYHRIKECSTEHPKLNVVRDLVSRELNGKPESRVIVFTNYRDTSEMVTNALSEIKGIRPVKFVGQSSKFRDKGLTQKQQVEIIEKFKAGDYNVLVATSVAEEGLDIPATDLVLFYEPVPSEIRSIQRKGRTGRKHEGRVVVLVTKGTRDEAYYWSCNHKERRMQSNMQQWQETMSSDNGNQDITSEFGVTQKQQTGLSDFTDDEVTVVLDQREIRSTVARNLEKMGINIVVKTLEVGDYIVSDRTAIERKSAEDFVSSLLDRDLFRQISDLSGAYDKPIMIIEGDGLFTSRMLNPNVIHGTLAALVLDFGVSVLYTRDPEDTASLISILAKREQVDEKREISVHGKKSSMLLSQQQEYIVSSISDIGPNAARNLLEHFDSVENVMKAEQDELTKVKNIGPKTASKMREILTGKYKG; translated from the coding sequence ATGAGCAACTTTATCAAACACTCCCTGGTCAAACCAGACACTATAGAACAAAGGCTCTATCAGCTTGACCTTGCCGGAAAGGCACTATCAGCACCAACACTGGTAGTTTTGCCAACCGGTCTTGGCAAGACCATCGTTGCTCTTCTTGTTATTATTTCCAGGCTGGAAAAGGCCGGAGGGAAGGTCCTTATCCTTTCTCCCACAAAACCACTGGTTGAGCAACATGCTTCTTTTTTAAAAGCTGCCCTTAACATACCCGAAGAAGAGATACTGACATTCACAGGTGCAGTTTCCCCTGAGAACAGGGCAAAGCTCTGGGAAAAGGGACGGATCATCATATCAACACCACAGGTCATCGAGAATGACATCCTCACAAAAAGGATAAGCCTCGAGGATATTTCGCACATCACTTTTGACGAAGCACACAGGGCTGTCGGGAATTATGCTTACACCTATATTGCAGAGAGATATTTCCAGGATGCTAAGAACCCGCATTGTCTTGCTATCACTGCAAGCCCGGGAAGTTCCGATGAGAAGATCAGTGAGGTCTGCAACAACCTGTTCATAAGTTCAGTTGCCATCAAGACAGAATCCGATTCGGATGTTGCCCCATACATTCACAAAAAAGAGATAGAATGGAAGCACGTCATACTGCCGGATGAGATGAAAGAGCTGAAAAAGCTCCTGGACAAGGTCCTTGATGACAGGTTCAAGAAGCTTGGAGAACTTGGATATTCCCTCCCATACGGAAAGAGTGCTTCAAAGAGGGATCTACTGGGTCTGCAGAAAAAGTTGCAGGGAGAACTAAGAGGCATGGCCGATCCGGCAGTGTTCAGTGCATTGTCCATACTTGCAGAGATAATGAAAGTGAACCATGCTGTGGAGATCATTGAGACACAGGGTATCGAATCCCTTTCAAAATATGCTGACAGGCTGGAGAACGAAGCTGTCTCAAAGAGCGGAAGCAAGGCTGCAAAACGCCTTTCTGAAGACCTCTACATGAGACAGTTCTACCACAGGATAAAGGAATGCAGCACAGAGCATCCCAAACTCAATGTTGTTCGTGATCTGGTTTCCAGGGAACTCAATGGCAAACCGGAATCCCGGGTTATTGTCTTTACAAATTATCGTGACACCTCCGAGATGGTAACAAATGCCCTTTCCGAGATAAAAGGAATACGACCTGTCAAGTTCGTGGGTCAGAGTTCAAAGTTCCGCGACAAGGGGCTCACCCAAAAACAGCAGGTAGAGATCATCGAGAAATTCAAGGCAGGAGACTACAATGTCCTCGTAGCGACCTCAGTAGCTGAAGAGGGACTCGACATACCTGCCACCGACCTTGTACTGTTCTACGAACCGGTTCCCTCGGAGATCAGAAGCATACAGAGAAAAGGTCGTACCGGCAGGAAACATGAAGGCAGGGTCGTTGTCCTTGTTACCAAAGGCACAAGAGATGAAGCATACTACTGGAGCTGTAACCACAAAGAGCGCCGGATGCAGAGCAATATGCAGCAATGGCAGGAGACAATGTCCTCCGACAATGGGAATCAGGACATTACAAGTGAGTTTGGGGTTACCCAGAAACAGCAAACGGGACTCTCAGACTTTACAGATGATGAAGTTACAGTTGTCCTTGACCAGAGGGAGATTCGAAGCACGGTAGCACGAAATCTTGAGAAGATGGGAATTAATATCGTTGTCAAGACCCTTGAGGTAGGAGATTATATCGTCAGCGACAGGACAGCCATCGAGCGTAAGAGTGCAGAGGACTTTGTGAGTAGCCTGCTTGACAGGGATCTTTTCAGGCAAATATCCGACCTTTCAGGAGCCTATGATAAGCCCATAATGATAATTGAGGGAGATGGTTTGTTCACTTCCAGAATGCTTAATCCGAATGTGATACATGGAACCCTTGCAGCCCTTGTACTGGATTTCGGCGTATCGGTATTGTACACACGAGATCCTGAAGACACAGCATCCCTTATCAGTATCCTGGCAAAAAGAGAGCAAGTTGATGAAAAGAGAGAGATCAGTGTGCACGGGAAGAAGTCTTCAATGTTGCTTTCACAGCAGCAGGAATACATTGTGTCCTCCATTAGTGATATTGGGCCCAATGCTGCGAGAAATCTGCTCGAACATTTTGATTCGGTTGAAAATGTCATGAAAGCCGAGCAGGATGAACTGACAAAGGTCAAGAACATCGGACCAAAGACCGCATCAAAGATGAGGGAAATTCTCACAGGTAAATATAAAGGATAA
- a CDS encoding Sjogren's syndrome/scleroderma autoantigen 1 family protein has protein sequence MSDSDDKIKQISRLLELGGTMLAQHCTTCGAPMFRYHGDVLCPICQGEGVGTNMASQEQMMRPEVPTVPQNIPVQEATTFSEPAGQLPADQVPISFTSPDVRQGSVPASPVKHVEVTGSVADMLKMKLESIASLVHSENDPRRIREYLEIMEKCLDILERLN, from the coding sequence ATGAGCGATAGTGATGATAAAATAAAACAGATCTCAAGATTATTGGAACTTGGTGGCACAATGCTTGCACAGCACTGCACAACATGTGGAGCCCCTATGTTCAGGTATCACGGCGATGTACTTTGTCCTATTTGTCAGGGTGAAGGCGTTGGCACAAATATGGCTTCACAGGAACAAATGATGAGGCCAGAAGTCCCCACAGTTCCACAGAATATTCCGGTTCAGGAAGCCACAACATTTTCAGAACCTGCAGGGCAACTTCCGGCAGATCAAGTGCCAATCTCTTTTACTTCTCCTGATGTAAGGCAGGGGTCTGTGCCTGCATCCCCGGTCAAACACGTGGAAGTTACGGGTTCTGTTGCCGATATGCTGAAAATGAAGTTAGAATCCATTGCAAGTCTGGTTCATTCCGAGAATGATCCTCGCAGGATCAGGGAATATCTTGAGATAATGGAAAAATGCCTTGATATCCTTGAAAGGCTTAATTGA
- the sepS gene encoding O-phosphoserine--tRNA ligase produces the protein MKFDPEAIRKATKEDFDATWKNGKDLVHRSGLNQQYPHTSFNFGKAHPVYDTISKLREAYMRMGFDEMMNPLIVDEREVHKQFGHEALAVLDRCFYLAGLPRPNVGISDQRIATIKEMLGGIDDDGIEIIRKVLHSYKKGEVEGDDLVPEIAHKLDVSDALVVEMIDQVFPEFKELTPQATRKTLRSHMTSGWFLSLAGILERARPPFHFFSIDRAFRREQQEDASRLMTYYTASCVIMDEDVTIDHGKAVAQGLLSQFGFEKFLFRPDEKRSKYYVPDTQIEVFAYHPKLVGSNTKYSDGWIEIATFGIYSPIALSEYDIPYPVMNLGLGVERLAMILHDSTDLRAMTYPQIPQYSEWTLKDGELATMIFVDKLPETTEGQEIMDSIVEQCELHSSEPSPCEFAAWEGSINGKKVKVSVVEPEEDTKLCGPATFNEVLVYENDVLGLPNNKKWKKAYENHSARTGVRFLDAFAAQAAREIEEAVESGENTVETRVRIVKVPSEINIKLDPLAQRYITGKNKKIDIRGPVFTTIRAEIE, from the coding sequence ATGAAATTCGATCCTGAAGCCATAAGAAAAGCAACCAAAGAAGACTTTGATGCTACATGGAAAAATGGGAAGGACCTTGTTCACAGATCAGGGCTGAACCAGCAGTACCCACACACATCATTCAATTTTGGAAAAGCACATCCGGTCTACGATACAATATCAAAGCTCAGAGAAGCCTACATGCGTATGGGCTTTGACGAGATGATGAATCCGCTCATTGTGGATGAACGTGAAGTTCACAAGCAGTTTGGTCACGAAGCACTGGCAGTCCTTGACCGCTGTTTCTACCTGGCAGGATTACCAAGACCAAACGTTGGCATCTCCGACCAGAGGATCGCAACAATAAAAGAGATGCTTGGAGGTATTGATGATGACGGGATCGAGATCATCCGAAAAGTTCTCCATTCATACAAGAAGGGAGAAGTTGAAGGAGATGACCTTGTCCCCGAAATCGCACACAAACTCGATGTTTCTGACGCCCTTGTTGTCGAAATGATCGACCAGGTATTCCCGGAATTCAAGGAACTTACCCCTCAGGCCACCAGGAAAACACTTAGAAGCCACATGACATCCGGATGGTTCCTTTCCCTTGCAGGGATACTGGAACGTGCAAGACCACCATTCCACTTCTTCTCGATCGACCGTGCTTTCAGGAGAGAACAGCAGGAAGATGCATCACGTCTCATGACCTACTACACTGCTTCATGTGTGATCATGGACGAAGATGTCACAATAGACCATGGAAAAGCAGTTGCACAGGGACTTCTTTCCCAGTTCGGTTTCGAAAAGTTCCTTTTCAGACCTGATGAGAAGAGGAGCAAATATTATGTCCCGGACACACAGATCGAAGTATTTGCATATCATCCAAAACTTGTGGGCTCAAATACAAAATACTCCGATGGCTGGATAGAGATCGCAACCTTTGGAATTTACTCACCAATCGCCCTTTCAGAATACGATATACCATACCCGGTCATGAATCTCGGACTTGGCGTTGAAAGGCTCGCCATGATCCTTCACGACTCCACCGACCTGCGTGCAATGACATATCCACAGATCCCACAGTACTCCGAATGGACATTGAAAGACGGAGAACTGGCAACGATGATATTTGTGGACAAGTTGCCCGAAACCACCGAAGGTCAGGAGATCATGGACAGCATCGTTGAGCAATGTGAGCTACATTCATCAGAACCAAGCCCATGCGAATTTGCTGCCTGGGAAGGATCGATTAACGGAAAGAAGGTTAAAGTATCCGTAGTGGAACCTGAAGAGGATACAAAGCTCTGTGGACCAGCAACATTCAACGAAGTGCTTGTCTATGAGAATGATGTTCTGGGACTTCCAAACAACAAGAAGTGGAAGAAGGCTTACGAGAACCACTCAGCAAGGACAGGCGTAAGGTTCCTTGATGCTTTTGCAGCACAAGCAGCCAGGGAGATCGAAGAAGCAGTTGAAAGCGGAGAGAATACAGTGGAAACCCGTGTAAGGATCGTTAAGGTACCATCCGAGATCAACATAAAGCTCGACCCACTTGCCCAGAGATATATAACAGGCAAGAACAAGAAAATTGATATCCGCGGTCCCGTCTTTACAACAATCAGAGCAGAGATCGAATAA
- a CDS encoding histidine kinase dimerization/phosphoacceptor domain -containing protein, protein MIMNGETLNYDELKARYNKLQKQVSRFSAIEQKLVNTGDLLDQELGRFKSIQSYNKKAIRSKDLHDLLLITVESIVEVFEVECGAFFTYDMANNRLTLVEDYGFDEKYPLVMDWMVSDDIVNAREAVFIEDSSPTNPWESLGLCQVIYAPYYKDGDLQGFVLGGRSIKKKEFYDKIDEELRPSFMVFTHQMSALLHNIESREIIRQNIAELTSTNNQLQQEITQRKQAEYRIKKMNECFLSFGTDPLENINYLTALFGEMMGANCAFYNRLDEGLLCSWGQWNTPTDYKPVDEPEGHLCYDVIQRAQDRLMVIRNLYETAYAHTDPNVIPYGLKTYVGTGVKLGTNCVGSLCCVFQNDFVPTKEDKWMIGVIATAIAVEEKRKWVQEELLNSENKYRMIFEHSPVGIFHYDQNGVITHSNDSFAKIIGAPAEKIIGYNILKSPENVQVSKVVRETLSKRPGHYEGEYRSVIGGKHTMIKAEANPIFSKNESSLGGICVVEDVTERKQAEEVQKKDTLLKEIHHRVKNNLQIISSLLNLQSRNFSDEKVIDAFKESQNRVRSMAIAHQKLYQSKDLASINVGDYIKNLTNYLFQTYRIGNRAAKLKLDVDNINMGIERTIPLGLIINEIVSNSLKYAYQEEQEGDINIEFHLENKMFTLIISDTGTGIPKELDYRNSHSLGLQLVTTLVKQIRGEIELDRSEGTKFVITFEE, encoded by the coding sequence ATGATCATGAATGGTGAGACCTTGAACTATGATGAGCTTAAAGCCAGGTATAATAAGCTACAGAAGCAGGTAAGCCGTTTTTCTGCGATTGAGCAGAAGCTTGTCAATACGGGAGATCTCCTTGATCAGGAGCTGGGTCGCTTTAAGTCGATCCAGTCATACAACAAGAAAGCCATTCGGAGTAAAGATCTGCATGACCTTTTATTGATAACGGTAGAATCCATAGTTGAAGTTTTTGAGGTTGAATGTGGTGCATTCTTCACTTACGACATGGCTAATAATCGTTTAACGCTTGTGGAGGATTATGGTTTTGATGAAAAATATCCATTGGTCATGGACTGGATGGTTTCCGATGACATTGTGAACGCAAGAGAAGCCGTCTTTATCGAGGATTCCAGCCCAACAAATCCCTGGGAATCGCTTGGATTATGCCAGGTTATTTACGCCCCATATTACAAGGATGGAGATCTGCAGGGATTTGTTCTGGGAGGACGATCCATAAAAAAGAAGGAGTTCTATGACAAAATCGATGAAGAGCTCAGACCGTCTTTCATGGTGTTCACTCACCAGATGAGCGCATTGCTGCACAATATTGAGTCACGGGAAATTATCCGACAAAATATAGCAGAACTGACAAGTACCAACAACCAGCTCCAACAAGAGATCACACAACGTAAGCAAGCAGAGTACCGCATCAAAAAGATGAACGAATGTTTCTTAAGCTTCGGGACTGATCCATTAGAGAACATCAATTACCTTACAGCCCTTTTCGGAGAAATGATGGGAGCTAACTGTGCATTCTACAACCGATTAGATGAGGGTTTGCTCTGTTCATGGGGACAGTGGAATACACCAACTGATTACAAACCCGTTGATGAGCCAGAAGGACATCTTTGCTATGATGTGATCCAGCGTGCACAAGATCGCTTGATGGTAATCCGGAACCTTTACGAAACAGCATATGCACACACAGACCCAAATGTAATCCCATATGGGTTAAAGACCTATGTAGGAACAGGGGTTAAGCTTGGAACAAACTGCGTTGGCTCCCTATGTTGTGTGTTCCAGAACGATTTTGTACCCACAAAAGAAGATAAATGGATGATAGGGGTGATTGCTACGGCAATAGCCGTGGAAGAAAAACGAAAGTGGGTACAAGAAGAATTACTTAATTCTGAGAACAAGTACCGCATGATCTTTGAGCATTCTCCGGTAGGAATTTTCCATTATGACCAAAATGGAGTAATTACCCATTCTAATGATAGTTTTGCAAAGATCATTGGAGCACCTGCAGAAAAGATAATCGGATATAATATACTGAAGTCACCGGAAAATGTTCAAGTGTCTAAGGTCGTTAGAGAAACACTTTCTAAAAGACCAGGACATTATGAAGGAGAGTATAGATCAGTCATCGGTGGCAAACATACAATGATCAAAGCTGAAGCTAACCCAATTTTCTCGAAGAACGAATCTTCGCTGGGAGGCATCTGCGTTGTAGAAGATGTTACCGAACGCAAACAAGCAGAAGAAGTTCAGAAAAAGGATACCTTGTTAAAAGAGATCCATCATCGGGTGAAAAATAACCTTCAAATCATTTCCAGTTTGCTCAACCTTCAATCTCGAAACTTCAGTGATGAAAAAGTAATCGATGCATTCAAGGAGAGTCAGAACCGCGTCCGATCAATGGCCATTGCCCATCAGAAACTGTACCAATCAAAGGATCTGGCAAGTATAAATGTTGGGGATTACATCAAAAATTTGACGAACTACCTTTTCCAGACATACAGGATAGGCAACCGTGCAGCCAAATTGAAACTGGACGTTGATAACATAAACATGGGAATAGAGAGAACTATCCCCCTTGGATTGATCATCAATGAAATTGTTTCAAATTCCTTAAAGTATGCTTATCAGGAAGAGCAAGAAGGCGACATCAATATTGAATTCCATCTTGAAAACAAGATGTTTACACTTATTATCAGCGACACTGGGACAGGTATTCCTAAAGAGCTGGACTATAGGAATTCACATTCATTAGGTTTGCAACTGGTAACAACACTTGTAAAACAAATTCGTGGTGAAATAGAGCTTGATCGAAGCGAGGGTACTAAATTCGTGATAACTTTTGAGGAATAA
- the glyS gene encoding glycine--tRNA ligase, which produces MDRYEQVIELAKRRGFLWNSFELYGGTAGFYDYGPLGSTLKRRIEQIWRELYVIHEGFMEIETPTVGIEDVFVASGHVGGFSDPLCECKECGEAFRADHLVDKIVEIADALSNEELDRLIKENNIGCPECGGELGKAYEFNLMFKTSIGPGTGRQGYMRPETAQGMFINFQRLSRYYREKLPFGATQIGKSYRNEISPRQGVIRLREFTQAEAEIFTHPEEKTHPNIGNFEGVTLNLYSDEAQQKGVIEQMTIREAIDQNIIAHEFLAYHIALTNSFLQRVGIAADKLRFRQHQKDEMAHYAIDCWDAEILTDRFGWIEVVGIADRTDYDLMAHAKTSGKELVVNIEYDEPKMIEQFVVKPNMAKMGPLFKGKAKAVADALKELSSDELDKEEIKVTVDGEEFTVPSDIISYAQETVKVSGEKIVPHVIEPSYGIDRILYCTMEHAFEEEIVAGEGDEDEEERIVLRFQNEVAPVQVAVLPLLTREELMGPAKQIAEKLRNRGLLVAYDDSRAIGRRYRRNDEIGTPYSITVDYDTIEDKSVTIRDRDTMEQVRAPIDGIEDAIYDLVYGKKDFDTAGVKL; this is translated from the coding sequence ATGGACAGGTATGAACAGGTAATTGAACTGGCAAAAAGACGAGGTTTTTTGTGGAACTCCTTTGAGCTGTACGGAGGTACTGCAGGATTTTATGATTACGGACCTCTCGGAAGCACTTTAAAGAGAAGGATCGAGCAGATCTGGCGTGAACTCTACGTTATCCATGAAGGGTTCATGGAGATCGAGACACCCACAGTTGGTATCGAAGATGTTTTTGTCGCATCCGGCCATGTTGGAGGTTTTTCTGACCCCCTCTGCGAATGTAAAGAATGTGGCGAAGCGTTCCGAGCAGATCACCTTGTTGATAAGATAGTAGAAATTGCAGATGCTTTGAGCAACGAGGAACTTGACAGGCTAATCAAGGAGAACAACATTGGATGTCCTGAATGTGGTGGCGAACTTGGCAAAGCTTATGAGTTTAACCTGATGTTCAAGACGAGTATCGGCCCGGGTACAGGAAGACAGGGCTACATGCGTCCTGAAACTGCACAGGGAATGTTCATAAATTTCCAGAGACTGTCTCGATACTATCGTGAAAAGCTTCCCTTTGGTGCAACCCAGATCGGAAAATCATACCGTAACGAGATATCACCAAGGCAGGGAGTTATCAGACTTCGTGAGTTCACACAGGCGGAAGCTGAAATATTCACCCATCCTGAAGAAAAGACCCATCCGAACATTGGAAACTTCGAAGGTGTTACATTAAACCTTTATTCAGATGAAGCACAGCAAAAGGGTGTTATCGAACAGATGACCATCAGGGAAGCTATCGATCAGAACATCATTGCACATGAATTCCTGGCCTACCACATTGCACTTACAAACAGTTTCCTGCAACGTGTGGGTATTGCTGCAGATAAACTCAGGTTCAGGCAGCACCAGAAAGACGAGATGGCACACTATGCTATCGATTGCTGGGATGCTGAGATACTTACCGACAGGTTCGGCTGGATCGAGGTCGTTGGAATTGCGGACAGGACAGACTATGACCTGATGGCACATGCAAAGACCAGTGGAAAAGAACTTGTGGTCAATATCGAGTACGATGAGCCGAAGATGATCGAACAGTTCGTGGTCAAGCCAAACATGGCAAAAATGGGACCTCTGTTCAAAGGGAAAGCAAAGGCTGTTGCCGATGCACTTAAAGAATTAAGCTCCGACGAACTTGACAAGGAAGAGATCAAGGTAACTGTTGATGGTGAGGAGTTCACAGTTCCTTCTGATATCATATCCTATGCACAGGAAACTGTCAAGGTCAGCGGTGAAAAGATCGTACCGCATGTCATTGAACCATCCTATGGTATTGACAGGATCCTCTACTGTACAATGGAACATGCCTTTGAAGAAGAAATTGTCGCTGGAGAAGGCGATGAGGATGAAGAGGAAAGGATAGTCCTCAGGTTCCAGAACGAGGTCGCACCTGTACAGGTAGCTGTCCTGCCACTGCTTACAAGAGAAGAACTGATGGGTCCTGCAAAGCAGATCGCAGAAAAGCTTCGAAACAGGGGACTGCTTGTAGCCTATGATGATTCAAGAGCCATCGGCAGACGTTACCGCAGGAACGATGAGATCGGAACACCATATTCCATAACCGTCGATTATGATACGATCGAAGATAAATCCGTGACCATCCGAGACCGTGATACAATGGAACAGGTAAGGGCACCAATAGATGGCATTGAAGATGCAATATATGACCTGGTCTATGGAAAGAAGGACTTTGATACTGCAGGTGTGAAGCTGTAA